In Aptenodytes patagonicus chromosome 6, bAptPat1.pri.cur, whole genome shotgun sequence, one genomic interval encodes:
- the TMEM212 gene encoding LOW QUALITY PROTEIN: transmembrane protein 212 (The sequence of the model RefSeq protein was modified relative to this genomic sequence to represent the inferred CDS: substituted 1 base at 1 genomic stop codon) — MKVKSLYEVTREILITFGFKSIFFQNFCFFPLFFSYKPWFVGXSVCLASPIWNRALWVASFAFSILSIMGASVQIAAATASPLLGPYCCCCSLAGTNYLDYAVLFPFPYTDFPNPCKDPSRYEWYHITLQILDLCLSLAIFCVSLVFVTTFVRLL; from the exons ATGAAAGTGAAGAGCTTGTATGAAGTTACCAGAGAGATACTTATTACCTTTGggtttaaaagcatttttttccagaatttttgcttttttcccctgtttttttcttataagccctGGTTCGTTGGATAGAGTGTTTGCCTCGCCAGTCCCATTTGGAACAGAGCTTTG TGGGTAGCTAGTTTCGCCTTCAGCATACTGAGCATCATGGGCGCCTCAGTGCAaattgctgctgccactgcatCTCCTCTCCTTGGCccatactgctgctgctgctcgctCGCTGGGACCAACTACCTGGATTACGCAGTCCTGTTCCCTTTTCCCTACACTGACTTTCCAAACCCCTGCAAAGACCCATCGCGTTATGAGTGGTACCATATCACCCTGCAAATACTAGacctgtgtttgagtttggccataTTCTGTGTATCTTTGGTTTTTGTGACGACTTTTGTGAGACTGCTCTAG